In Rutidosis leptorrhynchoides isolate AG116_Rl617_1_P2 chromosome 2, CSIRO_AGI_Rlap_v1, whole genome shotgun sequence, one genomic interval encodes:
- the LOC139889758 gene encoding uncharacterized protein translates to MSRQSKRCFKLLINTRLFKLEVTKYSLKAVHPTYTVKDATSEPAFVEKFLEEFKKEQRGNSTKSISTHNIVSHEVSQATNCGSTVTLDVEESVNLSNNTSYTPPKKMIKQEDYFSGLMDCLIVSFIKFLYLIILFQFQIILNLMFICGFSEIPFEVLCLLYLIIFDKLQRF, encoded by the exons ATGTCGCGGCAATCCAAACGTTGCTTTAAG CTATTAATCAACACTCGTTTGTTCAAGCTTGAAGTAACCAAGTACAGTTTGAAAGCAGTTCATCCGACCTATACGGTCAAAGATGCCACATCTGAACCTGCTTTTGTGGAGAAGTTTCTGGAAGAGTTTAAGAAAGAGCAG AGGGGAAATAGTACAAAGTCCATATCCACTCATAACATTGTATCCCATGAAGTTTCACAAGCTACAAAC TGTGGATCTACTGTCACTCTAGATGTTGAGGAATCTGTTAATCTATCAAACAACACCAGTTACACCCCACCCAAAAAAATGATCAAACAAGAAGACTATTTTAGCGGACTAATGGACTGTTTGATTGTTAGTTTCATCAAGTTTTTATACTTGATTATACTCTTTCAGTTTCAGATCATTTTGAATTTGATGTTTATTTGTGGTTTTTCGGAAATTCCGTTTGAGGTTTTGTGTCTTTTGTATCTCATCATCTTTGATAAGTTACAAAGATTTTAA